ACTCTTTATTTGTTTTTTCTAATTCTTTATTTGTTTCACCTAGTTTTTTGTCAGTTTCATTTAACTTCTCATCTTTCTTACTTATTTGCTTATTCAAGGTTTCTATTCTCTTTTTACTTTGAATAAAATATACACCTATTGCAATTATGATACAAGCAACTATAATATATGGTAAGCTATTTTTCTTTTTCTTTTTAACTCTTTTTTCTTCTTCTTTTTTACTTGTATCTGCTTGTTTTTCTTCTTCTTTTTCAAATACTGGATTATCTTTATCTATCTCTTTGAGTCTATCCAAATATCCTTCTCTCTTTTTTACATTACCTAGTTTATCATACAATAAAGATAAGATTACATATGGTTCTATTAGTTGTGGTTCTTCCTCTACTATATTCTCCAAAATATGTATTGACTCATAATTCATTTCTTCATTTATAAACCTTATAGAATGGTTGTATCTGCCTAAAAATGTTTTAAAGTCCTCAGATGAAATTAAATTAACATATTTCCTTGATATATGATTATTTTCATAACATAGAGCAGTATAAAAACTCTCAAAGGCTTTAGCAAAGTCACATTTTAATAACTTTAGAAGTCCTCTAAGATTTAATATATCAATATCCTTAGGATTTATTTCTAAAGCTTTATTTACCATATTAATAGCACTAGTTATATAGTCTTTATATGCTAAATCCAATGCATTATTATACCTCTTATATGATTCTAACTTTAACTCCTTTGATGTTGTGTCTGACTTTGACTTCAAAGCTCCTTGTAAATTTAAAAGTGTCTCTTCTTTATAATTTGTAGTTACATAACTTTGTTTTAATGCTTTTAGTGTCTCATCACCATCTTCTTCCTCTATGTTAAAAAAAGTTAAATCGCTTTTATTTTCTTCTATCAAAGATATATCTAAAATTTTTCTAGGCATGTTTTCTATATCTTGTTTTATATCTTTCACTAAAATAATACTCACCTCCACTTCAAAATATATATTTAAGATAACATATTTGATATGTCAAGTCAAAACTATACATTTTTTGCCATTATCCTCATAATAAAAAAGGTAATCCCTTTCTTCTTATGAAAAGGTTACCTTTTTTACAATCTTACTAACTTTTAATGTTGAATTTTTTTACTTTTCTATAAAGCGTAGCTATGCCTATATTCAATGCTTCTGCTACTTTTTTCATTCCCTCTGTATTACTTCCATATTTTTTGATAGCATTTTCTATAGCTTCTCTTTCAAGGTCATCCATAGTCTTAACCTCTTGTTTGTATAGTTCATCCAATTTAAAAGATATTAAATCAGACATACTCCTTACAAAAGCAGTTAACTCCTTATCTTTTGAAAGTATCTTTTCTTTTTGCTCTTCATTAAATGCAGCTATACCCAATATTCCAAGTATATGTTCTCCCATTTTAACAGGGGTACATATATCCGCTAACTCTTTACAGTTTTCTCTATTTGCACATTTATTACAGTTCTCTTCTATTTCCTTATTTATAACATAGGATTTTCCATCTTTTAAAACAAGAGAATACACAGATTTCTCTGATATTGTTTCTCCTATTTTACCTCTGAATATTCCTGTTCCTGCTATCCTAGTCAAATCTTTTGTAACTAAAGTAACATCTACATCTAACACATTAGAAATATTCTCGCAAATACTTTGAACGTA
This sequence is a window from Clostridioides difficile. Protein-coding genes within it:
- a CDS encoding Fis family transcriptional regulator, yielding MNLNNITNYVQSICENISNVLDVDVTLVTKDLTRIAGTGIFRGKIGETISEKSVYSLVLKDGKSYVINKEIEENCNKCANRENCKELADICTPVKMGEHILGILGIAAFNEEQKEKILSKDKELTAFVRSMSDLISFKLDELYKQEVKTMDDLEREAIENAIKKYGSNTEGMKKVAEALNIGIATLYRKVKKFNIKS
- a CDS encoding tetratricopeptide repeat protein, which gives rise to MKDIKQDIENMPRKILDISLIEENKSDLTFFNIEEEDGDETLKALKQSYVTTNYKEETLLNLQGALKSKSDTTSKELKLESYKRYNNALDLAYKDYITSAINMVNKALEINPKDIDILNLRGLLKLLKCDFAKAFESFYTALCYENNHISRKYVNLISSEDFKTFLGRYNHSIRFINEEMNYESIHILENIVEEEPQLIEPYVILSLLYDKLGNVKKREGYLDRLKEIDKDNPVFEKEEEKQADTSKKEEEKRVKKKKKNSLPYIIVACIIIAIGVYFIQSKKRIETLNKQISKKDEKLNETDKKLGETNKELEKTNKELDEAKNKEPEKEITVANEEDLYYKALDLKKNKEYEKAIDSFKSIVSSGKTKKYISESMYQLAITNKALGNKDEAIKYYKKYINTYTKNDQYYDDSYYELGMLYYDNGDLENAKKTFYSLRSEVPDSMYNNSKIKEILSKK